From one Neorhizobium galegae genomic stretch:
- a CDS encoding ABC transporter permease — MTSVSHPAASTWSEDQPVKVRVPWHQRLQPANLLWLFLAGILVVLIVAPMWTLVVSSFTDAKTGGWTLHNYVEAYGKERHITALTNTLKMGAVVVVLKLAFGVPLAWACTRTDMPGRNFVRYSVFGAFIMPPYLAGVGWILLAGPNTGWINRVWHSLSGSTEPLVNVFSFGGLVLVTAIGGFFLVFVLVSSAFEMINSEMEDAANILGAGPFKTAMKVTFPLVMPAIIGAALLSFLGAIALYGVPALISIPARYPVVVIQLTEFFSFPLRIQVAAAYSIPLLLITAAMLGLQKLILRRKGYVSVSGKGGERRIVKLGRWRWVLFGYCFCVVALSVLMPLFVLLLAAFSNSWTTGFSFSNLTLSNFHYVLFEHSSSQKALVGSIGLGIVAATVAITLALFIAYIVQRKLIPFSGLLAFLAVSPYVVPGIVLAIGFYAAYALPPIALYGTYTIMALAFITRFLPIAFTTSSAGVRSIHPEMEEAVRILGGGRVTALRHVVGPLLKRTLAGGWLLIFVPAAQELSTAIFLVGPTTRVVSVVLLDLSEEGELEKLAALGSLLLIIIVAVVAIGMRYLGRDFMLRRS, encoded by the coding sequence ATGACGAGTGTTTCCCATCCCGCGGCCTCCACCTGGTCGGAAGACCAGCCGGTGAAGGTGCGTGTGCCCTGGCACCAGCGGCTTCAGCCGGCCAATCTGCTCTGGCTTTTCCTGGCCGGCATTCTGGTCGTGCTGATCGTAGCGCCGATGTGGACGCTCGTCGTCTCCAGCTTCACCGACGCCAAGACCGGCGGCTGGACGCTTCACAACTATGTCGAGGCCTACGGCAAGGAACGCCATATCACGGCGCTCACCAACACGCTGAAGATGGGCGCGGTCGTCGTCGTGCTGAAACTGGCCTTCGGCGTGCCGCTCGCCTGGGCCTGCACCCGCACCGACATGCCGGGCCGCAATTTCGTGCGCTACAGCGTGTTCGGCGCCTTCATCATGCCGCCCTATCTCGCCGGCGTCGGCTGGATCCTGCTCGCCGGCCCCAATACCGGCTGGATAAACCGCGTCTGGCACAGCCTTTCCGGTTCGACCGAACCGCTTGTCAATGTCTTCTCCTTCGGCGGACTGGTGCTGGTCACCGCGATCGGCGGCTTCTTCCTCGTCTTCGTGCTGGTGAGCTCGGCCTTCGAGATGATCAATTCCGAGATGGAGGATGCCGCCAATATCCTCGGCGCCGGACCGTTCAAGACGGCGATGAAGGTAACCTTCCCGCTCGTCATGCCGGCGATCATCGGCGCAGCGCTTCTGTCCTTCCTCGGCGCAATCGCGCTTTATGGCGTGCCGGCGCTGATCTCGATCCCGGCGCGCTATCCGGTCGTGGTGATCCAACTCACCGAGTTCTTCTCGTTCCCGTTGCGGATCCAGGTGGCGGCCGCCTATTCGATCCCGCTGCTCTTGATCACCGCCGCGATGCTCGGGCTGCAGAAACTGATCCTGCGCCGCAAGGGCTATGTGTCGGTCAGCGGCAAGGGAGGCGAGCGGCGCATCGTCAAGCTCGGCAGATGGCGCTGGGTGCTGTTTGGCTATTGCTTTTGCGTCGTTGCGCTTTCGGTGCTGATGCCGCTGTTCGTGCTGCTTCTCGCTGCCTTCTCGAACTCCTGGACGACCGGTTTCTCGTTCAGCAACCTGACGCTTTCCAATTTCCACTATGTGCTCTTCGAACATTCGAGTTCACAAAAGGCGCTGGTCGGCAGTATCGGGCTCGGCATCGTGGCGGCGACGGTGGCGATCACGCTGGCGCTGTTCATCGCCTATATCGTCCAGCGCAAGCTGATCCCGTTCTCGGGCCTGCTCGCCTTCCTCGCCGTCTCGCCCTATGTCGTGCCCGGCATCGTGCTCGCCATCGGCTTTTATGCGGCCTATGCCCTGCCGCCGATCGCGCTCTACGGCACCTATACGATCATGGCGCTCGCCTTCATCACCCGTTTCCTGCCGATCGCCTTCACCACCAGCTCGGCCGGCGTGCGCAGCATCCATCCGGAAATGGAGGAGGCGGTGCGCATTCTCGGCGGCGGGCGGGTGACGGCGCTCCGGCATGTGGTCGGGCCGCTCTTGAAGCGGACGCTGGCCGGCGGCTGGCTGCTGATCTTCGTGCCGGCCGCACAGGAACTCTCGACCGCCATCTTTCTGGTCGGCCCCACCACGCGCGTCGTTTCAGTCGTGCTGCTCGATCTCAGCGAGGAAGGCGAGCTCGAAAAGCTCGCCGCGCTGGGCTCCCTGTTGTTGATCATCATTGTCGCTGTCGTCGCCATCGGGATGCGTTATCTCGGACGCGACTTCATGTTGAGGAGAAGCTAA
- a CDS encoding ABC transporter ATP-binding protein: MDGLVLRKLGRRFGAVDAVLDFDLHIKPGEFVSLLGPSGCGKTTTLRMIAGFIDPTSGSIELDGKILSAPSGSVPPEKRGMSMIFQSYAIWPNMTVSQNVAFGLNLRKLPSDEVKKRVGAVLETVRMSHLADRYPAELSGGQQQRVALARAVVIRPAVLLLDEPLSNLDANLREEMRFEIKRMHDEFKITSVYVTHDQGEAMVTSDRIAVMNNGRLEQIDTPYALYSRPKTRFVASFIGRTNFLSGNCGNQMIDFAGFSVPLALIGEEVKGYGPVTVSIRPQAMKLSATEAPKDKAINLEGLVRQSAFLGETWDYVFQPKDSGLQFRVAAPPADVFQVGAPAWLQIDPTQIVPIVD; the protein is encoded by the coding sequence ATGGACGGACTTGTCCTCAGGAAACTCGGTCGTCGTTTCGGAGCCGTCGATGCGGTGCTTGATTTCGACCTGCATATCAAGCCCGGCGAATTCGTCTCGCTGCTTGGCCCCTCCGGCTGCGGCAAGACGACGACGCTTCGGATGATCGCCGGCTTCATCGACCCGACCTCCGGTTCGATCGAGCTCGACGGCAAGATATTGTCGGCACCTTCGGGCTCGGTGCCGCCGGAAAAGCGTGGCATGTCGATGATCTTCCAGTCCTATGCGATCTGGCCGAACATGACGGTTTCGCAGAACGTCGCCTTCGGCCTCAACCTGCGGAAATTGCCCTCCGACGAAGTCAAGAAACGCGTTGGCGCAGTGCTGGAAACGGTGCGGATGAGCCATCTCGCCGACCGTTATCCGGCCGAGCTCTCGGGCGGCCAGCAGCAGCGCGTGGCGCTCGCCCGCGCCGTCGTCATCCGCCCGGCGGTTCTGCTACTCGACGAGCCGCTCTCCAATCTCGATGCAAACCTGCGCGAAGAAATGCGTTTCGAGATCAAGCGCATGCATGACGAGTTCAAGATCACCTCGGTCTACGTCACCCACGACCAGGGCGAGGCAATGGTGACCTCGGACCGCATCGCGGTGATGAACAACGGTCGCCTCGAACAGATCGACACGCCATATGCGCTCTACAGTCGGCCGAAGACACGGTTCGTGGCGAGCTTCATCGGCCGCACCAATTTCCTCTCGGGCAATTGCGGCAACCAGATGATCGACTTCGCTGGCTTCAGCGTGCCGCTTGCCCTGATCGGTGAGGAAGTGAAGGGCTACGGACCGGTCACCGTCTCGATCCGGCCGCAGGCGATGAAGCTTTCGGCGACGGAGGCGCCCAAGGACAAGGCCATCAACCTGGAGGGCTTGGTTCGGCAATCCGCATTCCTCGGCGAGACCTGGGACTACGTCTTCCAGCCGAAGGACAGTGGGCTGCAGTTCCGCGTCGCAGCGCCGCCGGCCGATGTCTTCCAGGTCGGCGCTCCGGCCTGGCTGCAGATCGATCCGACCCAGATCGTCCCAATCGTGGATTGA
- a CDS encoding NADPH-dependent oxidoreductase, producing the protein MSVSRFASAPETSPTPADLVRQRYGSDQPAATAEWNAALEAILSHRSVRTYLPKPVPESVLQLIVAAAQSAPTSSSLQAWSVVAVEDPERRAKLAELASPNPQIISAPLFLVWIADLSRLRKITTEQGKTGEGLDYLESFLLAAIDASLAAQNALVALESLGLGTCYIGGIRNHPAEVGEILGLPPEAFAVFGMTVGYPDPAIETDVKPRLPQSLVLHREKYQTAQPKADLATYDDTMRSFQTDQGMAVRGWTGVVASRIADAPALKGRHVLLDVVRRMGFRVK; encoded by the coding sequence ATGTCAGTTTCCCGCTTCGCCTCCGCGCCTGAAACTTCCCCGACCCCGGCCGATCTGGTGCGCCAGCGCTATGGATCGGACCAGCCGGCCGCGACGGCGGAGTGGAATGCCGCGCTCGAGGCGATCCTTTCGCACCGTTCCGTTCGCACCTATCTCCCGAAACCGGTGCCTGAAAGCGTGCTGCAGCTGATCGTCGCGGCCGCCCAATCGGCGCCGACCTCTTCCAGCCTGCAGGCCTGGAGTGTCGTGGCGGTCGAGGATCCCGAGCGGCGGGCTAAGCTCGCCGAACTCGCCTCCCCCAATCCGCAGATCATCTCCGCACCGCTCTTCCTTGTCTGGATCGCCGATCTGTCACGGCTCCGGAAAATCACCACCGAACAGGGCAAGACCGGCGAAGGCCTCGACTATCTCGAGAGCTTCCTGCTGGCGGCAATCGACGCGTCGCTGGCCGCCCAGAATGCGCTGGTCGCGCTGGAATCGCTCGGCCTCGGCACCTGCTATATCGGCGGCATCCGCAACCATCCGGCCGAAGTGGGCGAAATCCTCGGCCTGCCGCCGGAAGCATTTGCGGTCTTTGGCATGACCGTGGGGTATCCCGATCCGGCCATCGAGACGGATGTGAAGCCGCGCCTGCCGCAATCGCTCGTGTTGCACCGCGAGAAATATCAGACAGCGCAGCCCAAGGCGGATCTCGCTACCTATGACGACACGATGCGGTCGTTCCAGACCGACCAGGGAATGGCTGTCCGCGGCTGGACGGGCGTTGTCGCCAGCCGCATCGCCGATGCACCGGCCCTCAAGGGCCGGCACGTGCTGCTCGATGTCGTGCGCCGCATGGGCTTCAGGGTAAAATAG
- a CDS encoding M24 family metallopeptidase, producing MSDIDRRHAERLMKHAGLDALVIFQPEAFRYAIGAPAGVATMWGRAGAAIALVPADASIGLAAIASDHAAGSIRKAAADVDLRTHRIWIDMLDLTGAESVEQINEAYRRLGSSGPRPETFDRSACFDLLGDLLNERGLDRARIGADLEFMPTADFEALKLALPTVTWTDGSHVLRRLRAVKTPREIERLRRAAKAAEAGLARMAAAVKPGARLTELSCAWKAGAQEAAAEGGFDLSGHWDFISVGADLSDMSAVVTPGALIKADVGTLVEGYSSDGARTFTHGRASPLSREIFKALENAFAAGLDILRPGNTFGVVHAAMLASMREDGFAEYDRGHFGHSVGGGVGIEEWPFFSAGNPEIIQPNMVVALEAPFYGQGIGALMIEDQFLITETGAECMNTLPRTLRDLSAE from the coding sequence ATGAGTGATATTGACCGCCGCCATGCAGAGCGCCTGATGAAGCACGCCGGCCTCGACGCCCTGGTAATTTTCCAGCCCGAAGCCTTTCGGTACGCGATCGGCGCGCCGGCCGGTGTGGCGACCATGTGGGGCAGGGCGGGTGCCGCAATCGCGCTTGTGCCGGCCGATGCCTCGATTGGTCTCGCCGCAATCGCCAGCGACCACGCCGCCGGCTCGATCCGCAAGGCCGCGGCAGACGTGGACCTGCGCACCCATCGCATCTGGATCGACATGCTCGATCTGACGGGAGCCGAGAGCGTCGAGCAGATCAACGAGGCCTATCGCCGGCTCGGGTCTTCCGGACCCCGGCCGGAAACGTTCGATCGGTCCGCCTGTTTCGACCTGCTCGGCGATCTGCTGAACGAGCGTGGCCTTGATCGCGCTCGGATCGGCGCCGACCTGGAATTCATGCCGACCGCCGATTTCGAGGCCCTGAAACTGGCTTTGCCGACGGTAACCTGGACCGACGGCTCGCACGTGCTGCGCCGTCTGCGGGCCGTCAAGACGCCGCGCGAGATCGAACGGCTGCGTCGTGCCGCCAAGGCTGCGGAAGCCGGGCTCGCCCGCATGGCGGCGGCAGTGAAACCCGGCGCGCGGCTTACCGAACTCTCTTGCGCCTGGAAGGCGGGCGCCCAGGAGGCCGCCGCGGAAGGCGGCTTCGATCTGAGCGGCCACTGGGACTTCATCTCGGTCGGCGCCGATCTTTCGGACATGTCGGCGGTCGTGACGCCGGGCGCGCTGATCAAGGCCGATGTCGGAACGCTGGTCGAGGGCTACTCCTCGGACGGCGCACGGACCTTCACCCATGGCCGTGCATCGCCACTGTCGCGCGAAATCTTCAAGGCGCTCGAAAACGCTTTCGCAGCCGGGCTCGATATACTTCGTCCAGGCAATACGTTCGGCGTGGTGCATGCGGCCATGCTCGCCTCGATGCGAGAGGACGGCTTTGCAGAATATGATCGCGGCCATTTCGGCCATTCGGTCGGAGGCGGCGTCGGCATTGAGGAATGGCCGTTCTTCTCCGCCGGCAATCCGGAGATCATTCAGCCGAACATGGTGGTGGCGCTGGAGGCGCCGTTCTACGGACAGGGCATCGGCGCGCTGATGATCGAGGATCAGTTCCTGATCACCGAAACGGGGGCCGAATGCATGAATACGCTGCCGCGGACATTGCGCGATCTTTCGGCAGAATAG
- a CDS encoding RrF2 family transcriptional regulator → MLTKKGKYGLKALVHLAQLEPGKTAFVSDIAQQNNISKKFLDAILLELRKGGMLRSKKGPGGGYALSKPASQIYVGQAVRILDGPLAPIRCASKTAFEACDDCDHPEDCQIRHSMTEVRDAIAAVLDNMTLEQMVAKRSSGLLDDAQAGSK, encoded by the coding sequence ATGCTTACGAAAAAGGGAAAATACGGGCTCAAGGCGCTTGTCCACCTCGCACAGCTCGAACCCGGCAAGACCGCTTTCGTCAGCGACATCGCCCAACAGAACAATATTTCCAAGAAATTCCTCGACGCGATCCTGCTGGAGCTGCGCAAGGGCGGCATGCTACGCTCGAAAAAAGGGCCGGGCGGCGGTTATGCGCTGTCCAAGCCCGCTTCACAGATCTATGTCGGCCAGGCGGTCCGCATTCTCGACGGTCCGCTGGCGCCGATCCGCTGCGCCAGCAAGACGGCATTCGAGGCCTGCGACGATTGCGACCACCCGGAAGACTGTCAGATCCGCCATTCGATGACGGAAGTGCGTGACGCGATCGCCGCGGTCCTCGACAACATGACGCTGGAACAGATGGTCGCCAAGCGCTCGAGCGGCCTTCTCGACGACGCTCAGGCCGGCAGCAAATAG
- a CDS encoding SfnB family sulfur acquisition oxidoreductase: MSKVFHLAGKIRAVAPYLATEDQAIDVAKGLSARIAEGSSHRDRERLLPHDEMELVAQSGLLGITVPAEYGGADISNAFLAEVIAILSEADASVGQIPQNHFSILEALRLSGSEEQKKYFFARALAGEHFGNALAESGTKAAGDIETRLVPQGIGYRITGRKYYSTGALFADWVAIFGLDPEGKAVMAIVPRDAEGLTIVDDWDGFGQRTTASGTVLIDNVYVSPDSVISYYRSFERHAPLGSLGQLLHAAVDLGIARAAFADMLGFVRSKSRGIRNVGIETASADPLTIARTGSIAVKLEAASAVLERAGRKVDVAQINPSSQTAIEASLSVAAAKILTTEAALDATNGLFELAGTSATKEDLNLDRHWRNARTHTVHDPVRWKHHAIGDFHLNGNVPRPNGQF; encoded by the coding sequence ATGAGCAAGGTTTTCCATTTGGCAGGAAAGATCAGAGCAGTGGCTCCGTACCTCGCGACAGAGGACCAGGCGATCGACGTAGCCAAGGGGCTTTCGGCGCGGATCGCCGAAGGATCGAGCCACCGCGACCGGGAGCGGCTGCTTCCGCATGACGAGATGGAACTGGTCGCCCAGTCAGGCCTGCTGGGGATAACCGTGCCCGCCGAATATGGCGGCGCCGACATTTCCAACGCCTTCCTGGCGGAGGTGATCGCCATTCTGTCGGAGGCAGATGCATCTGTCGGGCAGATCCCGCAGAACCATTTTTCCATCCTCGAAGCCTTGCGCCTTTCCGGCAGCGAGGAGCAGAAGAAATATTTCTTCGCTCGGGCGCTGGCTGGTGAACATTTCGGCAATGCCCTTGCCGAGTCCGGAACGAAGGCTGCGGGCGATATCGAAACCCGGCTCGTGCCGCAAGGCATTGGCTATCGTATCACTGGTCGCAAATATTATTCGACCGGCGCGCTGTTTGCCGATTGGGTGGCCATCTTTGGTCTCGATCCCGAGGGAAAAGCCGTCATGGCGATTGTGCCGCGCGATGCTGAAGGACTGACGATCGTCGACGATTGGGACGGGTTCGGCCAGCGCACCACAGCCAGCGGCACCGTGCTGATCGACAACGTTTACGTTTCGCCGGATTCGGTCATCAGCTACTACCGGAGTTTCGAACGGCATGCGCCACTCGGCTCGCTTGGCCAGCTCTTGCATGCCGCCGTCGACCTGGGGATCGCGCGCGCCGCCTTTGCCGACATGCTCGGCTTCGTTCGCAGCAAATCCCGCGGGATCCGCAATGTCGGCATCGAGACGGCAAGTGCCGATCCGCTGACCATCGCGCGGACCGGTTCGATCGCCGTGAAGCTGGAGGCGGCAAGTGCGGTTCTCGAGCGTGCCGGTCGCAAGGTCGATGTCGCCCAGATCAACCCATCCTCGCAGACTGCGATCGAGGCCTCGCTTTCCGTCGCTGCCGCAAAGATCCTGACGACGGAAGCAGCACTCGACGCGACCAACGGTCTGTTCGAACTCGCCGGAACTTCTGCGACCAAGGAGGACCTGAACCTCGACCGCCATTGGCGCAACGCCCGCACCCATACGGTGCACGATCCGGTACGCTGGAAACATCACGCGATCGGCGACTTTCACCTGAACGGCAACGTCCCGCGGCCGAACGGACAGTTCTGA
- a CDS encoding LLM class flavin-dependent oxidoreductase codes for MARSLHLTAFMRPVSLHTGAWRYPGAYADANFNFGHIKSFIQKLEAAKFDAFFMADHLAVLNMPVEALKRSQTVTSFEPFTLLSALAAVTEKIGLAATASTTFDEPYHVARRFASLDHISNGRAAWNIVTTSNPDSARNFGLDEHVEHGERYKRAREFYDVVTGLWDSFADDAFIRDQQSGIFFDPEKMHVLDHKGDELSVRGPLNIARPVQGWPVIVQAGQSEPGRQLAAETAELVFCSPRDLSAAKALYADIKGRMVVASRNPDHLKILPAAFIVVGDTVEEAKAKRATLDSLVHYDSAIASLSIALGHDASGFDPDGPLPDIPETNASKSGRAQVLKLAEQEKLTVRQLAQRYGGYSGLAFVGTPKTIADEMQAWLSEEASDGFTVVFPYLPQGLDDVTQRVIPELQRRGIFRQDYEGATLRDHLGLPRPTNRFFA; via the coding sequence ATGGCAAGATCCCTGCACCTTACCGCCTTCATGCGCCCCGTCAGCCTGCATACCGGCGCCTGGCGTTATCCCGGCGCCTATGCGGACGCCAATTTCAATTTCGGGCATATCAAGTCCTTCATACAGAAGCTGGAGGCCGCGAAATTCGATGCGTTCTTCATGGCCGATCATCTGGCGGTGCTGAACATGCCGGTCGAAGCGCTGAAGCGCAGCCAAACCGTGACGTCGTTCGAGCCGTTCACGCTGCTCTCTGCGCTGGCAGCCGTCACCGAGAAGATCGGCCTTGCGGCGACCGCCTCGACGACTTTCGACGAACCCTATCATGTGGCCCGCCGGTTCGCCTCGCTCGACCATATCAGCAACGGCCGCGCCGCTTGGAATATCGTCACCACGTCCAACCCGGATTCCGCCCGTAATTTCGGCCTCGACGAGCATGTCGAGCACGGTGAGCGCTACAAGCGGGCGCGCGAGTTCTACGACGTCGTCACAGGGCTGTGGGACAGTTTTGCAGACGATGCCTTCATCCGCGATCAGCAAAGTGGCATCTTCTTCGATCCGGAAAAGATGCACGTGCTGGACCACAAGGGCGACGAACTCAGCGTACGGGGGCCGCTCAATATCGCCCGGCCGGTACAAGGCTGGCCGGTGATCGTGCAGGCCGGGCAGTCGGAACCGGGACGCCAGCTCGCGGCTGAGACCGCCGAACTGGTCTTCTGTTCGCCACGCGATCTATCCGCTGCCAAGGCGCTTTATGCGGATATCAAGGGCCGCATGGTCGTCGCCTCGCGCAATCCCGACCACCTGAAGATCCTGCCGGCCGCCTTCATCGTCGTCGGCGATACGGTGGAAGAGGCAAAGGCGAAGCGGGCGACGCTCGACAGCCTCGTGCATTACGACAGCGCCATCGCCTCGCTGTCGATAGCCCTCGGCCACGATGCGTCGGGTTTCGATCCGGACGGTCCGTTGCCGGACATTCCGGAAACCAATGCCAGCAAGTCCGGCCGCGCCCAGGTCCTCAAACTCGCCGAGCAGGAAAAACTGACGGTACGCCAGCTCGCGCAGCGTTATGGCGGTTATTCCGGCCTCGCCTTCGTCGGCACCCCGAAAACCATTGCCGACGAGATGCAGGCCTGGCTTTCGGAAGAGGCAAGCGATGGATTTACCGTGGTTTTCCCTTACCTGCCGCAGGGGCTGGACGACGTGACGCAAAGGGTCATTCCGGAATTGCAGCGCCGCGGCATCTTCCGCCAAGACTATGAAGGAGCGACGCTTCGCGACCATCTCGGCCTGCCGCGGCCGACCAACCGCTTTTTTGCCTGA
- a CDS encoding peroxiredoxin gives MSLRINDIAPDFTAETTQGTIHFHDWIGSGWAVLFSHPKNFTPVCTTELGAMAGLEGEFKKRGVKIIGISVDPVESHGKWKDDIKTATGFDVEYPLIGDRDLKVAKLYDMLPAAAGESSEGRTPADNATVRSVYVIGPDKKIKLILTYPMTTGRNFNEILRAIDSIQLTAKHQVATPANWKQGEDVIITAAVSNEDAITRFGSFDTVLPYLRKTKQPTA, from the coding sequence ATGAGCCTTCGTATCAACGACATTGCACCGGATTTCACTGCCGAGACCACCCAGGGCACGATCCATTTCCACGACTGGATCGGCAGCGGCTGGGCCGTGCTGTTTTCTCATCCGAAGAACTTCACGCCGGTCTGCACGACCGAGCTCGGCGCCATGGCTGGGCTGGAGGGCGAATTCAAAAAGCGCGGCGTCAAGATCATCGGCATCTCCGTCGATCCGGTCGAAAGCCACGGCAAGTGGAAGGACGACATCAAGACGGCGACCGGTTTCGACGTGGAATATCCGCTGATCGGCGACCGCGACCTCAAGGTGGCCAAGCTCTACGACATGCTGCCGGCCGCAGCCGGCGAAAGTTCGGAGGGCCGTACGCCTGCCGACAATGCGACGGTGCGCTCGGTCTACGTGATCGGCCCGGACAAGAAGATCAAGCTGATCCTCACCTATCCGATGACCACCGGCCGCAACTTCAACGAAATCCTGCGGGCGATCGACTCGATCCAGCTCACTGCCAAGCACCAGGTGGCGACGCCGGCCAACTGGAAGCAGGGTGAGGATGTGATCATCACCGCCGCCGTTTCCAACGAGGATGCGATCACCCGCTTCGGTTCGTTCGATACTGTCCTGCCCTATCTGCGCAAGACCAAGCAGCCCACGGCCTGA
- a CDS encoding IclR family transcriptional regulator, giving the protein MNSEIKSAGRILDLLEYMASRREAVPLAQIVRDLSFPKSSAHGLVQTLAARGHVVQDDAGRYMLVEASRHGFPFSRHEEPLVVVAKPFMEKLRDESGETILLATMNAHCDIRRLAKCVSRHRVRYDVNLDAAIAAYCTATGRVLLAFTPKEALEHYLSRVQLLSYTRYTVTDIERIREMLVKIRRDGYALNDQEFVTGSTGIAAPIFDSNGAVVAALNLGVPTVRYNEQREGFLLMVRSAADDISRALGYRR; this is encoded by the coding sequence ATGAACTCCGAAATCAAAAGCGCCGGCAGGATTCTCGATCTCCTGGAATATATGGCTTCCCGCCGGGAAGCGGTGCCGCTGGCCCAGATCGTGCGCGATCTCTCTTTCCCGAAAAGCAGCGCCCATGGCCTCGTCCAGACGCTGGCTGCCCGTGGACACGTGGTCCAGGACGATGCCGGCCGCTATATGCTGGTCGAGGCGAGCCGGCACGGCTTTCCGTTCAGCCGCCATGAAGAGCCGCTGGTCGTGGTGGCAAAACCGTTCATGGAAAAGCTGCGCGACGAATCCGGCGAGACCATCCTGCTCGCCACGATGAACGCCCATTGCGACATAAGACGGCTGGCGAAATGCGTCAGCCGGCATCGGGTTCGTTATGACGTCAACCTTGACGCAGCGATCGCCGCCTATTGCACCGCGACCGGCCGCGTGCTGCTCGCCTTCACGCCGAAGGAAGCGCTGGAGCATTACCTCTCCCGCGTCCAGTTGCTCTCCTATACCCGCTATACGGTGACCGATATCGAGCGCATCCGCGAGATGCTCGTGAAGATCCGCCGGGATGGCTATGCACTGAACGACCAGGAATTCGTCACCGGCTCGACCGGCATTGCCGCGCCGATCTTCGATAGCAACGGCGCGGTCGTCGCCGCCCTCAATCTCGGCGTTCCGACCGTACGCTACAACGAACAGCGCGAGGGCTTTCTGCTGATGGTCCGCAGCGCAGCCGACGATATCAGTCGGGCGCTTGGCTACCGCCGCTGA
- a CDS encoding polysaccharide deacetylase family protein, whose protein sequence is MNAPNKQNDVSEPWTWSDSVWQQKVQKVRAGRSLKPAKWKNGARMAVALSFDSDHETLELKNGGISFGKMSQGQYGARSGMPRILRFLEKYSVPASFFMPAVSAMINAEEVKTVVSAGHELGIHSWIHEFNSRLDEETERDLALRAADVLEKLSGIRPVGMRTASWDFSPYTLKIAREMGLLYDSSLMADEEPYELLEDGEPTGVVEIPVEWIRDDAPYVAMDRMTGARPYGGPAMVFDIFARELEVAWEEGGLFQLTMHPHHVGHRSRIFILEEIIRLAKSKGDVWFCTHAELARFCADEAGLKTGAKAA, encoded by the coding sequence ATGAATGCGCCGAATAAGCAAAATGATGTCTCCGAACCCTGGACCTGGTCGGATAGTGTCTGGCAGCAGAAGGTTCAGAAGGTGCGCGCCGGGCGTTCCCTTAAGCCCGCGAAATGGAAAAACGGCGCACGCATGGCAGTCGCATTGTCCTTCGATTCCGATCACGAGACGTTGGAACTGAAGAATGGCGGCATATCCTTTGGCAAGATGAGTCAGGGCCAGTATGGTGCACGCTCCGGCATGCCGCGCATTCTGCGCTTTCTGGAAAAGTACTCCGTTCCCGCCTCCTTCTTCATGCCGGCCGTCTCGGCGATGATAAACGCTGAGGAAGTGAAGACCGTCGTCTCTGCCGGCCATGAACTCGGCATCCATAGCTGGATCCACGAATTCAATTCCCGCCTCGACGAAGAAACGGAACGCGATCTGGCGCTGCGCGCCGCAGATGTTCTGGAAAAGCTTTCCGGCATCCGCCCGGTCGGCATGCGCACCGCGTCCTGGGATTTCAGCCCCTATACGCTGAAGATCGCCCGCGAGATGGGCCTGCTCTATGATTCATCATTGATGGCCGATGAGGAGCCCTACGAACTTCTGGAAGACGGCGAGCCGACCGGCGTGGTCGAGATCCCGGTCGAGTGGATCCGCGACGACGCACCTTATGTGGCGATGGACCGGATGACCGGCGCCCGACCTTATGGGGGCCCCGCCATGGTTTTCGACATCTTCGCCCGCGAGCTCGAAGTCGCCTGGGAAGAGGGCGGGTTGTTCCAGCTCACCATGCACCCGCATCACGTCGGACACCGTTCACGCATCTTCATTCTGGAAGAGATCATTCGGCTCGCCAAATCGAAGGGCGACGTCTGGTTCTGCACCCATGCGGAACTGGCGCGTTTCTGCGCCGACGAGGCCGGGCTCAAGACCGGCGCGAAGGCGGCGTAA